The sequence TTGTCTCCAAAATGATGATATTCAAAGTAAGTCTAAATCAGGAATAACAACAACTTATTAAATAGTTTTCCCTTGGCTCAGAATTTGTGCATCAGAATGTCAGAAATGGAAtattaagtttatatttttaataaagtacCAACATAATTATTGTCTCTCTTCTACTCCCTGGCACATgagctaaaagaaaaatttgaaaatctaaACTCACAACTGTAAACCCAGCCAGCTAATACTGACTTGTTGCCCTTCCTCCAATGTTCTCTTACTTCATATTGTAATAGTGTATAGACTccttaaacccacatctcttctggaTTACTCCAGGTATGAAAATGTGAAATGGAAAGGACCAACTGGACAGACATTGAGTTCATTCTCCAGGGACTTTCTGAGTATCCAAGAGCAGAAAAACTCCTTTTTGTGATGTGTTTGTTGATGTATCTGGTGATTCTCCTGGGGAACAGCACTCTGATCATCCTCACTCTCCTGGATTCCCACCTTCACACCCCTATGTACTTCTTCCTCGGCAATCTTTCCTTCCTTGACATTTCGTACACATCCTCCTTTATCCCCTCAACAATGATACATTTTCtatcaaagaaaaaaactatcTCCTTCACTAGATGTGTTGTTCAGATGTCTGTCTCTTACACTATGGGGTCGACAGAGTGTGTACTTCTAGCAGTGATGGCATATGACAGTTACGTAGCCATCTGCATCCCTCTGAGATACCCTGTCATCATGAACAAGgcactctgtattcagatggcaGCTCTCTCCTGGGGATTGGGCTTTCTCAACTCATTGACAGAGACAATTCTTGCAGTACGGGTGCCCTTCTGTGGGAAAAATGTCATCAATCATTTTGTTTGTGAAATATTGGCCTTTGTCAAGCTAGCTTGCACAGATATATCCTTGAATGAGATTACTATCATGTTGGGCAACATAATATTTTTGTTCGTTCCATTACTGTTGATTTGTATCTCCTACATTTTCATCCTTTCTACTGTACTAAGAATCAGTTCagctgaaggaagaaaaaaaactttttccacCTGCTCAGCCCACATAATGGTGGTGATTGTGTTTTATGGGACAATCCTCTTCATGTATATGAAGCCAAAGTCCAAAGATGCTGCTTTTGACAAATTGATTGCCCTGTTCTATGGAGTAGTCACACCAATGCTCAATCCTATCATCTATAGCCTGAGGAATACAGAAGTGCATGGTGCTATGAGAAAATTCACAGCTAGACTggttctggaggaaaaaatgagaaatttgcaTTTTTGAGTTTATGCACAAAATAAGCTCATATATTGGATGCAAGGTTTTCAGTAGAagcagaacaaaggaaataaaggcTATATGTAAAATCACAGAATTTAAGAGTTGGGAAGAAATTTCAGGGTAATAATCTAACTTCATCATTTATGAAAATAGCATAAAAATGTAGGgacagtgctcgcttcggcagcacatatactaaaattggaacgatacagagaagattagcatggcccctgtgcaaggatgacacgcaaattcgtgaagcgttccatattttttgagtaaaaaaaaaaaaaaaatgtagggacAACTAGTCCATGAAGTGAGAGCAAATttttagaaacaagaaaaaaattgaaattaaatttttccaGAAATATCCAGGGTACAGGTCTACTTaacaattaaaatatgtattttttcattcctCCTTTTGAGGGAACTGCTTGAGTTCatgttttttctgtttattacTCATTTTTGTTTTACTCAGGGACTTGATCGGCCCCAAGCTcaattttctaatatatatatatatatgttccttcTTCTTTCCCTTGCTGTGTTTCTTCTACCCAGTCTGCTAAACTATGCTGCATGCACTATGTAGTTATCCAAAAATATCATGTTCTTTCACACTTAAGGACAATAGTATATGTCACTTCATCTCCATTATCATATCTCTCCTATGGTGACAACACAGGCatctaattaaagaaaatttaaatgttttatcttcTGAAAAATCCTTCCAAATTTACCCACAATgaaagcactgtttacaattgccaagcAATtgtacagaagcaacctaagtgtccatcaaccaatgaatggataaagaacatgtaatgtgtgcatgtatatatatgtgtgtgaatattgctgttgtttacttgctaagtccaAAACTTTTGGGAGCCCATAGACTACCCCCTGCTGGCTTCTCTGTCTaagagatttctcaggcaagaatactggagtgggttgtcattttcttctcctggggattgtcctgacccagagatcgaatctgtgtgtcctgcattggcaggggggtacTTTACCATGGAACCATCATGGAAgccccaatggaatattactcagccacaaagaaAGGATAAAATTCTGCCACCTAAAACAACATagatatatttagaatatattatacttagtgaaatgagtcagagaatgacaaatactctGCTAttacttttatgtgaaatctaaaaattagaacaaatgaatttatgttaacaaacagtaacagactcacagatatagagaacaagctagCGGTCATCAgtgaggagagggaaatggggaggAATGAGCCAAGGGTATGGAATGAAGAgacacaaactattatgtataaataagcaacaagattTCCTTTCTACAAGAGGAAATATATCCATTATTGTCTATTAATACTTTAAATGGagtacaatctataaaaataGTGAATCGCCATGCTGTATAACTGaaacaaatacaatattgtaaatcaactatatttcaataaaaaagaagtaaaaattaaaaataaggaaataaggaTGCATCCTTCATCCATGTAACATAAGAATTTTCAGGCACATGTATTCTGAGAGGTGGGAGTTATTAAAGACAATGTTTTTACAATTAATCTCTTTTTTAAGAcctataacttttttaaaatgtattttcagaaaaCTTACCACATACATTTTGTTTGCAGTTCTGTATATTAAAATCTACTGACTGTGAggacaaatattaaaattaaaattccactTGTGATCATTATCACATTATAAGGAGAAAAGGATGTTAGTGTGGGAACTGTGGAGAGATAGAAGGTAAAGTGAATCAAAAGGAATGGGAGCTCAACTATACACAGGAGATGACACAAGAGATAAGCAAACAGATGAGGTGTAGTGAGAGCCTGCTTGCCACTGACAGAAGAGTtacacagaaagaggaaaaactagAATAAACCATGAGTTACTGGGTAAGAAGATAGTGTGAAATCACTGCTTTCAGTATATACATAGAGCAATATGCatacagaaaaatagagataTAGACATGGCTATGCATACATATAGAAATTAATATGGATTAcacaaatgttcaaactaccacacaattgcactcatttcatatgtcAACAAGATAATATTAACTAgaaagataatgctcaaaatccttcaagctaggcttcaacagtacatgaaccaagaccTTCTAGATGTaaaagcttgatttagaaaaatcagaggaaccagagatcaaattgccaacatctattggatcatagtaaaaagcaaggaaatttcagaaaaaaacatctacttctgctttattgactatgctaaagcctttgaccttgTGGATAACagaaaattgtagaaaattcttaaaagaggtgggaataccagactaccttacctgcctcttgagaacctttatgcaggtcaagaaggaacagttagaactggacatggaacaatgaactggttccaaattgggaaagatgtATATCAGGTTGTATactttcaccctgcttattgaattactatgcagagtacatcatgagaaatgctgagctggatgaagcacaagctggaatcaagattgccagggaaaatatcaatagcctcagataagCAAATGACACCagcctaatgacagaaagcaaagagaaactaaagatcccCTTGATGAGGATGAAACAGTAGAGTGAAAAAACTAGCTGAAAACacaacattcgaaaaactaagatcatggcattcagccccatcacttcatggcaaatagatgggggaaaaaatggaaacagtgagaaactttattttcttgggctccaaaatcactgtggatgatgactgcagccatgaaattaaatgacgattgttccttggaagaaaagctatgacaaacatagacagcatattaaaaagcagagacatcactttgtcaagaaaggcgatatagtcaaactatggtttttccagtagtcacatacagatgtgaaagttggagcataaaaaaggctgagtaccagagaattgatgatttcaaattgtggtgctgaagaagactcttgagagttccttagacagcaaggagatcaaatcagtcaatcctaaaggaaaccaaccctgactattcattggaaggactgatactgaagccgaAGCTCAAATACtatggacacctgatgcaaagaactgactcactggaaaagaccctgatgctgggaaatattcggagcaggagaagaagagggtggcagaggatgaggtgattggatggcatcatcaactcaaaggacatgagtttgagcaaactccaggagttagtgaaacacaaggaagcctggtgggccacagtccgtgtggtcacaaagagtcagacgtgactgagcgactgaacaacaacaaagtatggaTGCAAGTATTTGTAAAAGTGTGTATATTTACAGTACATAGGTGCACATAAAAGCACACTTATTCCCCACTTGTGACCAATGAGAGCACCTGGGAGCAGTGATATGGTAATAGACATTGTAAATCCATTGCCAGACCTTGATTACTAAGTTCAGTTTTCCACTAAAATGGAACCAGTGCTAATTCTAagaatgataaatgaaaaaatgttagctttgaaatatatgtacatatggtATAgaatactatcagttcagttcagtcagttagtgtccgactctttgcaaccccatgggctgcagcacaccaggtttctgtccatcaccaactcccagagcttgctcaaactcatgtccattgagtcagtgatgccatccaactatttcatcctctgttgtccccttctcctcctgccttcaatctttcccagcatcatggtcttttccaaagaaaaaggtGCCAAATCAGGTGCCcgatgtattggagcttcagcttcagcatcagtccatccaatgaaaattcaggactgatttcctttaggattgattggttggttctccctgctgtccaaggaactctcaagagtcttctccaacaccgcagttcaaaagcatcaattctttggcactcatctttttttatggtccaactctcacatccatacatgactatcggAAAACCCataagctttgactagacagaccattgttggtaatgtctctgctttttaatattctgtctaggttggtcattgcttttcttccaaggagcaagtatatttaatttcatggctatagtcaccaactgcagtgattttggagcccaagaatgtaaagtctgtcactgtttccattgtttccccatctatttgtcatgaagtgaagggattacttgtcatgatcttagttttttgaatgttgagttttaagccaggctttcactctcctctttcactttcagcaagatgttctttagttcctcttcattttatgccataagggtggtgtcatctgcatatctgaggttattcatatttctcccagcaatcttgattccagcctttgcttcatccagcccagtatttctcatgatgtactctgcatataagtttaataagcagggtgacaatatacagccttgatgtactcgtttcccaatttggaaccagtctgtagttccatgtctggttctaactgttccttcttgacctgcatacagatttctaaggaggcaggtaaggtggtctggtatttccaactcattaagaattttcacagtttgttgtgatccacacagtcaaaggctttggcatagtcaataaagcagaagtagatgttttttgtttgtttgtttgtttgtttttatggaat comes from Cervus canadensis isolate Bull #8, Minnesota chromosome 30, ASM1932006v1, whole genome shotgun sequence and encodes:
- the LOC122431919 gene encoding olfactory receptor 13C7-like; translation: MERTNWTDIEFILQGLSEYPRAEKLLFVMCLLMYLVILLGNSTLIILTLLDSHLHTPMYFFLGNLSFLDISYTSSFIPSTMIHFLSKKKTISFTRCVVQMSVSYTMGSTECVLLAVMAYDSYVAICIPLRYPVIMNKALCIQMAALSWGLGFLNSLTETILAVRVPFCGKNVINHFVCEILAFVKLACTDISLNEITIMLGNIIFLFVPLLLICISYIFILSTVLRISSAEGRKKTFSTCSAHIMVVIVFYGTILFMYMKPKSKDAAFDKLIALFYGVVTPMLNPIIYSLRNTEVHGAMRKFTARLVLEEKMRNLHF